The nucleotide sequence CGGGCCGACCACGTTCAGCGCCACGCTGACCACCACGCAGGCCAGCAGGCCGTAGATGGTGACCCGTTCGGGGCGGAACTGGGCCACCAGCCGCTTGCCCGAGTTCTTGAAGTCCATCGACCGCTGGTCGGGGCCGCCCCCGGCCATCATGCGTCCCATGGGACCGGCCATCAGGCGGCCTCCGCTTCCGTCAGCTGGGAGAGCACGATCTCCCGGTAGGTCTCGTTGCCCGCCATCAGCTCGTGGTGGCGGCCGGAGCCCACCACCCGGCCCTCGTCCAGCACGATGATCCGGTCGGCGTCCCGGATGGTCGCCACCCGCTGGGCGACGATCACCACCGTGGCGTCGGCGGTCTCCCGGCCCAGCGCCGCGCGCAGCGCCGCGTCCGTGGCGTAGTCGAGCGCGGAGAAGGAGTCGTCGAAGAGGTAGATCTCCGGGCGCTGGACCAGCGTGCGGGCGATGGCCAGACGCTGGCGCTGACCGCCCGACACATTGGTGCCGCCCTGCGCGATCGGCGCCTCCAGACCGCCCTCGAGACGCTCCACGAACTCCTTGGCCTGCGCCGTCTCCAGCGCCGCCCACAGCTCGTCGTCGGTGGCGTCCGGCTTGCCGTAGCGCAGATTGCTGCCGACGGTGCCCGCGAAGAGGTACGGCTTCTGAGGAACCAGGCCGACGGTGCGGGCCAGCAGGGCCGGGTCGGCCTCGCGCACGTCCACGCCGTCCACCAGGACCTCGCCCTCGGTGGCGTCGAACAGCCGGGGCACGAGGCCCAGCAGGGTCGACTTGCCGCTGCCGGTAGAGCCGATCACGGCCGTGGTCTCGCCCGGACGCGCCACCAGCTCGATGGAGCGCAGCACCGGCTCCTCGGCACCCGGATAGCGGAAGCCCGCGCCCCGGATCTCCAGATGCCCGTGCCCGCGCAGTTCGGTGACCGGCGCGAGCGGCGGCACGACGCTGGACTCGGTCTCCAGCACCTCCTGGATGCGCTCGGCACACACCTCCGCGCGCGGCACCATCATGAACATGAAGGTGGCCATCATCACCGACATGACGATCTGCATCAGGTAGGCGAGGAACGCGGTCAGGTCGCCGATCTGCATCCCGCCGCTGTCGATGCGGTGCGCGCCGAACCACACCACGGCGATGGACGACACGTTCACCACGGTCATCACCATCGGGAACATCAGCGCCAGCATCCGGCCGGTGGCGAGCTGCATCTCGGTCAGCTCGCCGTTGGCCTGCCCGAACCGCCCGTGCTCGTACTCGTCGCGGACGAAGGCGCGGATGACGCGGTTGCCGGTGATCTGCTCGCGCAGCACCCGGTTCACCGTGTCCAGGCGGGTCTGCATCGACCGGAACAGCGGCCGCAGCCGGCGCACGATCAGCGCCACGCAGATGCCCAGCACCGGCACGACGGCGACCAGTACGGCGGAGAGCGGCACATCCAGCCCGAGGGCCAGCACGATGCCACCGACGCACATGATGGGCGCCGACACCATCAGGGTGAACGTCATCAGGACCAGCATCTGGACCTGCTGCACGTCATTGGTCGTACGGGTGATCAGCGAGGGCGCGCCGAAGTGGCCCAGCTCGCGGGCGGAGAAGGACTGCACCCGGTCGAAGACCGCGCCGCGCAGGTCCCGGCCGAGCGCGGAGGCGGTGCGGGCGCCGTAGTACACGGCGCCGATGTTGCAGACGACCTGGACCAGCGAGATGCCGATCATGAGGGCGCCGGCGGTCAGGATGTAACCCGTGTCACCCTTCACGACACCGTTGTCGATGATGTGCGCGTTGAGGTTCGGCAGGTAGAGCGTGGCGCAGGTCTGGAGGAGCTGGAGCGCCACCAGAAGGGCGATGGGTTTCTTGTAGGGCCTGAGACAGGTCCGCAGAAGTCGTATGAGCACGCTTGTCTCTCGGAGTCGGCGGTGGGGCGGTGTTCTGCCCATGGCCCTATCGTCGGGCACTCCACCCGTGTTACCTCAACCGATTAACCCATCGGGTGCCCCGCCGACCCCGGTCCGTGAAGGGGATCTAGGGCCGGAGCGCGCCCGGATGGGTCTGCTCGCGCACCGCCACGTACTGCTGGCGCACCGCCTGTCCCACGGCCAGGTCGTCGCCGGGCTCCAGCACCTGCGCGGCCGCGCCGTGCCAGGCGGGCGGGGTGCGGGGGTCCAGGGTGCCCTGGGCGGCGCCGAGGGCCCAGGCGGCCTGGCGGGCGGCGCCGATCGCGGCGTAGTCGGCGGGCTGCGGCACGACCACCTGCACCCCGAACAGCGACGGCGCGATCGCCTGCACGGCGGGCAGCTCGGCGGCCTGCCCCAGCAGGAAGATCCGCCGCACCGCCACGCCCCGCCCGCGCAGCACGTCCAGCGCGTCCGCGAGCCCGCACAGCATGCCCTCGAAGGAGGCCCGCGCCAGATGCTCGGGCTTCATCGACTCCCGGCGCAGCCCGGCGAGGGTGCCCGCGGTGTGCGGCAGGTCGGGGATGCGCTCGCCCTCCAGGTAGGGGAGCAGGACCAGGCCGTGCGAGCCGGGCGTGGAGCTCAGGGCCAGCTCGGACAGCGCCTTCAGGTCGGGCAGGCCGAGCAGTCCGGCGGTGCCGCGCAGGGCTCGTACGGCGTTCAGGGTGGTGACGACCGGCAGATGCATGCCGGTGGCGTCGGCGAGGGAGGTGATCATCCCGGACTGGTCGGCCAGCGCCTCGGTGTGCACGGCCATCACGGACCCGGACGCGCCCAGCGAGACGACCGCGTCGCCGAGACCGATCCCGAGGCCGAACGCGGCGGCCATCGTCTCGCCGGTACCGGCGGAGATCAGCAGCCCCTCCGGGGTGGTGCCGGCGGCCGCGGCCGGGCCGATCACCTCGGGCAGCGCCACCTGGTGGCCGAGCGCCAGCTCGACCAGGTCGGACCGGTACGCGCCGGTGGCGGCGGACCAGTACCCGGTGCCCGAGGCACCGCCCCGGTCGGTGGTCCGGCGCGCCGGGCGGCCCAGCAACTGCCAGACCAGCCAGTCGTGCGCCTGGAGCAGTGCGGCGGTACGGCTCGCGTTCTCCGGCTCGCTCTTCGCCAGCCAGCGCAGCTTGGTCACCGGCCGGGCGGCCTGCGGGACACAGCCGACCGCGTACGCCCACGCCTCCCGGCCGCCGAGCGCGTCGATCAGGTCGGCGGCGGCCACCTGGGCCCGCTTGTCGGCCCCGGCCATCGCCGGGCGCACGGTGTTGCCCTGCGCGTCCAGCGGGACCACGGCGTTCGCCTGGGTGGAGACGCCGATCGCCTGCACCCCCTCCAGCAGCCCGCCGCCCGCCGCCTCGCCCAGGGAGAGGAGCCACGCCTGCGGGTCGACGTCACTGGGACGCGGGGCGCCCTCCGGCACGTCCAGCGGATGCGGGGCATACCCCTGACGCAGCACGGCCCCCGTGTCCGTGTCGCAGACCACGATGCGAGTGAATGCGGGCGAACTGTCCAACCCGGCGACTATCCCCATGGCTCGAATTCTGCCGCAGTGCGGAGGCTGCTCCGGCCGGTATGCGTGTGCCCCCTGAGGTTTCCCGGTCAGGGGGCACGTCCGCGGGTGGCCGGTTCAGGGGTGGCTGGTGCCCCAGTCGTCCTCGGCCGGCCGGCCGTGCCCGTTGCGGCCGCGCAGCGAGCGGACCCGGTCGGCGAAGGATTCGGGGACGTGCTCGCCCACCTTCTCGCTGACCGTGTGCATCGCCTTGCCCGCGTAGACCCGGCCCTGCTGGGCGGCGGTCTCGGCGGTGTTGCGCACGGCGGGGTTCTGCGCGACCCCGCGAGCGGCCTTCCTGATCTGCTCGTAGCGCTGCTGACCGGCGCGTGCGCCGAGTACGTATCCCACGGCCAGTCCGGCGACGAACGTGAGCCGGTAGCGCATGTCGGCCACCCTTCCTTGCTGAGTCCCTGACGGAGATCTGTGGTGCTGGGCGGGGCCTGGAGGGCACCGATTGGCGGAGCACCCCCCTGCTTGCGCTAATGTATGTGTCGCAGCGAGCGTCCGCCCCCTGGCGAATACCCAGGTGGATGCGTTCGATGCAGACGAAGCGATCCCCTGTAGCTCAATTGGCAGAGCAGCCGGCTGTTAACCGGCAGGTTACTGGTTCGAGTCCAGTCGGGGGAGCTTCGGTCCTCCGTAGCTCAATTGGCAGAGCAGCCGGCTGTTAACCGGCAGGTTACTGGTTCGAGTCCAGTCGGGGGAGCGCGTTGAAAAAGGACCCTGCGGGGTCCTTTTTCATGTCCTGGGGAACCGCCGGTGGCCTGGGCGAAGTCCTCCAGGTCAGGGAAGCAGCGCGGAAGCCGACCATCCGAAGCAGGAGATCGTATGAGCGGCTATGCTGCGGCAGACGGCGCGCACAGTTGTACGCGACACGCCGCGAGGGGCGGTAGCTCAGCCGGTTAGAGCAGCGGACTCATAATCCGTCGGCCGTGGGTTCGAGTCCCACCCGCCCCACCTCAGCGCAGGCATCGTGACCGGCGGAACCTGCCTCGCGGTGCTGACCGGTCCTCAACGGTCGCTGCGCGAACGCCGCATCGGCCGGTCCCGGCAAGGCGCGGCCCGGCGCGTGAGCGTCCGATCGGCCCAACAGCACTCGGCATGCGCACTGTTTGCGGTGAAATGAGCATGGTGGGGCCGATACTTCCCCGGAGATCGACCACCGAGCTTCGGGAGCAGCATGAGTCTCAAGCGTCTGGGAGCCGGCCGGGGCCGGATGCCCCTCGTCGTCCTCGCGACCTGCGCCCTCGCCCTCGGGGGCGCGGTGCCGGCGTCCTCCAGCGCGGCGCCGGACGGGAAGCCGCGCTGCATCTCCACGCCGCGTGAGTACCGGGCCGCCTGGAACGCACGGCAGGTCAGGTGCGTCTCGCCGTCGCTGTTCGGGACCACGCACGCCCGCGGCGGCGC is from Streptomyces seoulensis and encodes:
- a CDS encoding FGGY family carbohydrate kinase, with protein sequence MGIVAGLDSSPAFTRIVVCDTDTGAVLRQGYAPHPLDVPEGAPRPSDVDPQAWLLSLGEAAGGGLLEGVQAIGVSTQANAVVPLDAQGNTVRPAMAGADKRAQVAAADLIDALGGREAWAYAVGCVPQAARPVTKLRWLAKSEPENASRTAALLQAHDWLVWQLLGRPARRTTDRGGASGTGYWSAATGAYRSDLVELALGHQVALPEVIGPAAAAGTTPEGLLISAGTGETMAAAFGLGIGLGDAVVSLGASGSVMAVHTEALADQSGMITSLADATGMHLPVVTTLNAVRALRGTAGLLGLPDLKALSELALSSTPGSHGLVLLPYLEGERIPDLPHTAGTLAGLRRESMKPEHLARASFEGMLCGLADALDVLRGRGVAVRRIFLLGQAAELPAVQAIAPSLFGVQVVVPQPADYAAIGAARQAAWALGAAQGTLDPRTPPAWHGAAAQVLEPGDDLAVGQAVRQQYVAVREQTHPGALRP
- a CDS encoding YtxH domain-containing protein, with the translated sequence MRYRLTFVAGLAVGYVLGARAGQQRYEQIRKAARGVAQNPAVRNTAETAAQQGRVYAGKAMHTVSEKVGEHVPESFADRVRSLRGRNGHGRPAEDDWGTSHP
- a CDS encoding ABC transporter ATP-binding protein, with translation MLIRLLRTCLRPYKKPIALLVALQLLQTCATLYLPNLNAHIIDNGVVKGDTGYILTAGALMIGISLVQVVCNIGAVYYGARTASALGRDLRGAVFDRVQSFSARELGHFGAPSLITRTTNDVQQVQMLVLMTFTLMVSAPIMCVGGIVLALGLDVPLSAVLVAVVPVLGICVALIVRRLRPLFRSMQTRLDTVNRVLREQITGNRVIRAFVRDEYEHGRFGQANGELTEMQLATGRMLALMFPMVMTVVNVSSIAVVWFGAHRIDSGGMQIGDLTAFLAYLMQIVMSVMMATFMFMMVPRAEVCAERIQEVLETESSVVPPLAPVTELRGHGHLEIRGAGFRYPGAEEPVLRSIELVARPGETTAVIGSTGSGKSTLLGLVPRLFDATEGEVLVDGVDVREADPALLARTVGLVPQKPYLFAGTVGSNLRYGKPDATDDELWAALETAQAKEFVERLEGGLEAPIAQGGTNVSGGQRQRLAIARTLVQRPEIYLFDDSFSALDYATDAALRAALGRETADATVVIVAQRVATIRDADRIIVLDEGRVVGSGRHHELMAGNETYREIVLSQLTEAEAA